Within Cellulophaga sp. L1A9, the genomic segment TTACGGCACCAGATCCTAAGTGTGGCGTGTCTACCAATTCCACCACACCAGCATTTCAAAATTTTTTTCGACTTTTACTTGTCTAAGCCCTATTTCTATCTTCTTTTCGAGTTGCTCTATTTCATCCTTTAAGTTACCATCGTCGGTTAGATGCCGTCTAAGTAAAACAAAGACTCGCATTATAGAAATTAGCCTTGTCACTATTGAGAACGCTAGAAATCATTGCTACTCCTTGTTCCGTAAAAGTAAAAGGAGTAGTTGGACTAAATTTAACCTTCTCGGGTAGCTTATCACAATTTGTGATAAGCTCTTTCCAGACCTCTTTAGACAATTGAAACCTAAAGTCTTCCGGAAATCTCTTAAGGTTCCTTCTTACAGCTTGTCTTAACACCTTATTTTCCAATTTATTAAGGACCGATTAGTCAAAATAAAGAATTTCTTTGTTTTCTTGAATAGTGTGGATCTTAGATTTAATTATTGAAAATTCTATATGTTGATTTTTAAAGGATAGTGTTCTAATAGGTTTTTTAAGTCAGTTGGCATTAAGTCAGTTGGCATTCAATAGTATTAAAATGCTTCCTTAAGCGATGCATATCGTCACTCACCTTGCGCTCAATAACCTTTGCATAAATTTGAGTAGTAGCTATCTTTGAATGTCCCAATAATTTTGAAACGGTTTCTATAGGCATCCCGTTACTTAGGGTGACCGTTGTGGCAAAAGTATGTCTAGCTATATGAAACGTGAGATTCTTTTCTATACCGCACACGTCTGCTATTTCCTTTAAATAAGAATTCAATTTCTGGTTCGATATTTTGGGAAATACCCTGCCTTGTAAAATCGCTTTTTGGTTATCCTTATACTTCTCTATGATATCCAAAGCTTTTGGCAATAAAGGAATATGAATAGGCTTCGTTGTTTTTTCTCGTTTATAATAAATCCATAGTTCCCCATCAATACGAATATTCTCCGCGCTAAGATTGATAGCATCGATATAACTCAAACTCGTATAGCAACTAAAGACAAACAAATCCCTTACTAGTTGCAATCTAGGAATAGTGAAATTCTTTTTTTCTATTTCCTGAAGCTCTAATAGACTTAAAAAGCCACGTTCAGTCTTAATTCGTTTCGCCTTAAAATTAATGAAAGGGTCGCGTTCCATCCATCCCAATTTACGCGATAGGTTAATTAGTTTTCTAAAGCGTTCTATATGCTTCATAACTGTATTGTTTCCCATGCGCCTTTGATTATCTTGGGGAATATAGCCTCTCAAAAACTTCTCAAACTTTATGATAAAGTCATAA encodes:
- a CDS encoding ORF6N domain-containing protein, which codes for MENKVLRQAVRRNLKRFPEDFRFQLSKEVWKELITNCDKLPEKVKFSPTTPFTFTEQGVAMISSVLNSDKANFYNASLCFT
- a CDS encoding site-specific integrase, with protein sequence MKTSSSFSILFWVNLSRTKNSEASLYARITVNGKRAAISLNRKVLITDWDSDRNRAKGTGQKSRILNAYLDETYNQLFQAYQDLKSEHKQITARSIKARFLGLDAINRSILDIISYHNEDMKGKLKWGTQKNYFTTQRYISRFLSKAYKSPDIQLRELDYDFIIKFEKFLRGYIPQDNQRRMGNNTVMKHIERFRKLINLSRKLGWMERDPFINFKAKRIKTERGFLSLLELQEIEKKNFTIPRLQLVRDLFVFSCYTSLSYIDAINLSAENIRIDGELWIYYKREKTTKPIHIPLLPKALDIIEKYKDNQKAILQGRVFPKISNQKLNSYLKEIADVCGIEKNLTFHIARHTFATTVTLSNGMPIETVSKLLGHSKIATTQIYAKVIERKVSDDMHRLRKHFNTIECQLT